Within Thermus sp. CCB_US3_UF1, the genomic segment CTCTTTTTACCCGCTTTCCTCCTCCTTGGCAAGCCGGAAGGCCTCGAGGGCCACCCCCAGGGGAAAGCCCCGCCCCAAGAGAAAGCGCACCGCCTTGGCCTGGTCCTGGCGGCGGGGGTAGCGGCGAAGGGCCCTAAGGGCCGCCTGGAGCACCTCCTCCTCCCCGTAGGCGGCCAAGACCTCCTCGGCCACCTCCTCCGGCACCCCCCGGGCCCGGAGGAGGTGGCGGAGCTTGGCCGGGCCGTACTTGGGCCTCAGGGCCACCAGGGTTTCCGCCAGGGCCCGGTCGTCCAAATAGCCCAGTTCCTCCAGCCTCTTCAGAACCCCTTCGGCCTCGGACTCGGGGAAGCGGGCCAGGAGCTTCTCCCTAAGGCGCGCCCGGCTCAAGGCCCTCCGGGAGAGGAGCCTAAGGGCATAGGCCAAAGCCTCCCTGTCCACCCCTTTAGGGTACGCTAAGGCCCATGCGGGTCTTCGCCATCGCCGACCCCCACCTTTCCCGCGTCCACCCCAAGCCCATGACCGTGTTTGGACCCGCCTGGCATGGGCATCCCGAGGCCTTTTTCCGCGGCTGGCGGGAGGTGGTGGGGCCGGAGGACCTGGTGATCGTGCCCGGGGATATCTCCTGGGCCATGCGCCTTTCCGAGGCCCTCCCCGACCTCTTGGACCTGGCGGCCCTGCCGGGGACCAAGGTCCTCCTCAAGGGCAACCACGACTACTGGTGGCCCTCCATCAGCCGCCTGCGGGCGGTGTTGCCGCCAGGGATGTACGCCCTGCAAAACGACGCCCTGGTCTTCTCCGGGGTGGCGGTGGCCGGCACCCGGGGCTGGCAGTACCCGCCCCCTACCCCGGAGGACGCCAAGGTCTTTGCCCGGGAGGTGGAGCGGCTAAGGCTCTCCCTCAAGGACCTGGAGGGCAAGCCCTACCGCCACCTGATCGTGGCCTTCCACTTCCCCCCCTTCGGCCCGGGCGGGGAGGCCACGCCCCTTTTGGAGGTGGCGGCGGAAGCCAAGCCCGAGGCCATCGTCTACGGCCACCTGCACGGGGCCGACCCCGAGCGCCTCCCCCCAAGCTACCAGGGCATCCCCCTGCACCTGGTGGCCGCCGACGCCTTGGGTTTCCGGCCCAAGGCCCTCCTAGACGTATGATGGAGGGGTGATCACCGCCTTCGTCCTCATCCGCGCCCGGGGGGACCGCATCGCCGCCTTGGGCGAGGCCATGGCCGAGCTACCCCAGGTGGCCGAGGTCTACTCGGTGACGGGGCCCTTTGACCTGGTGGCCCTGCTGCGCCTGAAAGACCTGGAGGAGCTGGACGAGGCCGTCACCCAGGGGATCCTGGGCCTGGAGGGGGTGGAGCGCACGGAAACCCTCCTGGGCTTCCGCGCCTACCCCAAGCGCCTCCTGAACCAGGGCTTTTCCCTGGGCGAGGGATAGGGCCCTGTGCCCAGGCCCCTAGGCTTCCTCCTCGGGCTCCAAGGGGGGCTCCTCCTCCTGGGCGCCGGGGGGATGCTCCTCCTGGGCCTGCCCTTGGGGGGAGAGGCCCACCCCGTGCGCGACCCCCTGGTGGGCCTGGGGCTTTTGCTCCTCCTGGGAGGCCTCGAGGTCCTCTTCCGCCACCTCTTCCCCGCCTCCTTCCAGGAGGCCGAAAGGCTCCACCAGGCCCTGGGAAGGGCCTTGCGGGAAGCGGGCACCGGCCCCGAAGGCCTCCTTCTCCTGGCCCTCCTCTCCGGGGTGGCGGAGGAGGTCTTCTTCCGCGGGCTGCTGCAAAGCCTTCTGGTGGGCTGGTTGGGGCTTGGAGGGCTTTTCCTCCAGGCCCTCCTCTTCGCCCTCCTCCACCCCGCCCCCAGGCGGGCCTTCGCCTACCCCTTGTACACCGGCCTGGCGGGCCTCCTCCTGGGGGGAGCCTACCTCCTCACGGGAAGCCTTTTACCCGGTATCCTGGCCCACGTGGCCCACAACGCCCGGGGCTTTTACCAGCTTTGGCGGGGTTGAAAGCTTTTTCCATTATGGGGGATGGGCACGCCTTCGCCTAGGGCTTGCGGCACATTCTCCCCCCAGAACCTGCTACAATGGGGTTTAAGCTATCGGAACCCGCTCCTAGCCGGTATGAAGGAGGGCGTGCATGAACGAGCTGGAACGCATCCGGCGCCGCCAGGACCTCGAGGCCTACCGGGCCCTCAGCTGGGAGGGTTCCTTCGCCGACTACCTCCGCCTCCTCAAGGAGGACCCCAGGCCCCTCAGAACCAGCTTCCAGCGGGTCCACGACATGATCCTGGCCCAGGGGGTGGAGGAGCGCACCCTTTTCAAGGAGAAGCTCCTCCACTACCGCTTCTTTGACGACCCCTTTGAGGAGGGTAAGGACGCCATCTTCGGCCTGGACAAGCCCCTCATGCGCCTGGTGGCCACCCTGAAGGCCGCCGCCCACCGCCTGGGCCCCGAGCGGCGCATCCTCCTCCTCCACGGCCCCGTGGGCTCGGCCAAAAGCACCATCGCCCGGCTCCTCAAGAAGGGCCTGGAGGCCTACAGCCGCACCGAGGAAGGGAAGCTTTTCACCTTTTACTGGAAGACCCCCGAGGGCCCCCTCCCCTGCCCCATGCACGAGGAGCCCCTCCTCCTCCTGCCCCCGGCGTTCCGTAAGGAGTTCCTGGAGGAGTTGGCCAGGCTCCACCCCCGCTACCCCTACCCCCTCGAGGTGGAAGGGGACCTCTGCCCCGTCTGCCGCTTCCAGATGCGGGAGGCCCTGGCCCGCCACGGGGGGGACCTGGCCCGGGTCTTGGAAGAGGAGGTGGTGGTCAAGCGCCTGGTGCTTTCGGAAAAGGACCGGGTGGGCATCGGCACCTTCCAGCCCAAGGACGAGAAGAACCAGGACGCCACCGAGCTCACCGGGGACATCAACTACCGCAAGGTGGCCATCTACGGCTCCGACTCCGACCCCCGGGCCTTCAACTTTGACGGGGAGCTGAACATCGCCAACCGGGGCCTGGTGGAGTTCATTGAGATCCTGAAGCTGGACGTGGCCTTCCTCTACGACCTCCTCACCGCCAGCCAAGAGCACAAGATCAAGTCCAAGAAGTTCGCCCAGACGGACATTGACGAGATCATCCTGGGCCACACCAACGAGCCCGAGTACCGCAAGCTCCAGGCCAACGAGTACATGGAGGCCCTGCGGGACCGCACCATCAAGATCGATATCCCCTACATCCTCCGGGTCTCCGACGAGGTCAGGATCTACCAGCGGGACTTCGCCAAGGTGAGGGCCAAGCACATCGCCCCCCACACCCTGGAGATGGCCGCCACCTGGGCCGTCCTCACCCGCCTGGAACCCCCCAAGCGGGCCGGGCTTACCCTGATGCAGAAGCTGAAGCTCTACGA encodes:
- a CDS encoding Lrp/AsnC family transcriptional regulator, with the translated sequence MITAFVLIRARGDRIAALGEAMAELPQVAEVYSVTGPFDLVALLRLKDLEELDEAVTQGILGLEGVERTETLLGFRAYPKRLLNQGFSLGEG
- a CDS encoding regulatory protein RecX, whose translation is MDREALAYALRLLSRRALSRARLREKLLARFPESEAEGVLKRLEELGYLDDRALAETLVALRPKYGPAKLRHLLRARGVPEEVAEEVLAAYGEEEVLQAALRALRRYPRRQDQAKAVRFLLGRGFPLGVALEAFRLAKEEESG
- a CDS encoding type II CAAX prenyl endopeptidase Rce1 family protein, translated to MPRPLGFLLGLQGGLLLLGAGGMLLLGLPLGGEAHPVRDPLVGLGLLLLLGGLEVLFRHLFPASFQEAERLHQALGRALREAGTGPEGLLLLALLSGVAEEVFFRGLLQSLLVGWLGLGGLFLQALLFALLHPAPRRAFAYPLYTGLAGLLLGGAYLLTGSLLPGILAHVAHNARGFYQLWRG
- a CDS encoding PrkA family serine protein kinase encodes the protein MNELERIRRRQDLEAYRALSWEGSFADYLRLLKEDPRPLRTSFQRVHDMILAQGVEERTLFKEKLLHYRFFDDPFEEGKDAIFGLDKPLMRLVATLKAAAHRLGPERRILLLHGPVGSAKSTIARLLKKGLEAYSRTEEGKLFTFYWKTPEGPLPCPMHEEPLLLLPPAFRKEFLEELARLHPRYPYPLEVEGDLCPVCRFQMREALARHGGDLARVLEEEVVVKRLVLSEKDRVGIGTFQPKDEKNQDATELTGDINYRKVAIYGSDSDPRAFNFDGELNIANRGLVEFIEILKLDVAFLYDLLTASQEHKIKSKKFAQTDIDEIILGHTNEPEYRKLQANEYMEALRDRTIKIDIPYILRVSDEVRIYQRDFAKVRAKHIAPHTLEMAATWAVLTRLEPPKRAGLTLMQKLKLYDGRLLPGWTEEAVRELMAEAKREGLEGISPRYIQDKISNVLVTSEEPCINPFMVMNELEEGLKHHSLISDEKTKERYKALLQEVKAEYAEIVKNEVQRAIAADEEALNRLFHNYLDHVKAYVLGEKVKNPYTGSPEPPNERLMRSVEERIEIPESRKDDFRREIMNYIGALALEGRPFTYKDNDRLRRALELKLFEDQKDTIRLSALVSGVVDPETQAKIDVVKARLIRDYGYCEHCAAGVLEFAASLFARSER
- a CDS encoding metallophosphoesterase, encoding MRVFAIADPHLSRVHPKPMTVFGPAWHGHPEAFFRGWREVVGPEDLVIVPGDISWAMRLSEALPDLLDLAALPGTKVLLKGNHDYWWPSISRLRAVLPPGMYALQNDALVFSGVAVAGTRGWQYPPPTPEDAKVFAREVERLRLSLKDLEGKPYRHLIVAFHFPPFGPGGEATPLLEVAAEAKPEAIVYGHLHGADPERLPPSYQGIPLHLVAADALGFRPKALLDV